One part of the Streptomyces ferrugineus genome encodes these proteins:
- a CDS encoding cupin domain-containing protein, with translation MLTLNSPFATATTFLAPLWATAVQGILLAPDRLICERSVFTAEWLADRRLPLADARQPGQTVALADGDGFVRPDHADDVAGCHLDRPRTRVYESLHVRSDSWVSLATLYLAGLLRREVVCTAYESLAGDRNLGPHDDAWTGLIVQFSGVKRWLVWPIAQAAPQEIVMRAGDVMVLPHGMKHDVSTPDTPGHSLHLVFAVTNRPIDPHPEAIRPSTA, from the coding sequence ATGTTGACGTTGAACTCGCCCTTCGCGACGGCCACTACCTTTCTCGCTCCGCTGTGGGCGACGGCTGTGCAGGGGATCTTGCTCGCGCCCGACCGTCTCATATGCGAGAGGAGCGTGTTCACTGCGGAGTGGCTCGCTGATCGGCGGTTGCCGCTGGCGGACGCGCGACAGCCGGGCCAGACGGTGGCGTTGGCCGACGGCGACGGCTTCGTCCGCCCTGACCACGCGGACGATGTCGCCGGGTGCCACCTAGACCGGCCGAGGACCCGGGTGTACGAGAGCCTGCATGTGCGGAGCGATAGCTGGGTCAGCCTGGCAACGCTCTATCTGGCCGGCTTGCTGCGGCGCGAAGTGGTCTGCACGGCCTACGAATCGCTCGCGGGTGATCGCAACCTGGGCCCGCACGATGACGCCTGGACGGGCCTGATCGTGCAGTTCTCGGGCGTGAAGCGGTGGCTGGTCTGGCCGATCGCCCAGGCCGCTCCGCAAGAGATCGTGATGCGGGCAGGGGACGTGATGGTTCTGCCGCACGGCATGAAGCACGACGTCAGCACCCCTGATACTCCGGGGCACTCATTGCACCTGGTCTTCGCCGTTACGAACCGGCCCATTGATCCGCACCCCGAGGCGATCAGACCCAGCACCGCATGA
- a CDS encoding thymidylate synthase, whose product MLTTPEFTSVEGAYLALLRLATEDAEHHISARGNDAREVIGVGFRLTNPRQRLPYIAERKANPVFQFAEALWYLAGRRDLDMIGYYAPSMRASSVDGIRLGGSAYGHALFSTNGSTKQSQFDQVMELLLTEPDSKRGYLPVFKAKELADHNNPDVACLAGLHLLPRDGHLHVVCNMRANDLDCGLLSDVFSFTMIQEYAAIQLGLELGTYTHFIGSAHVNDRNAERVKRVLAEADSRPTVPSFAFPAMPAGTEGATIAHVLMHEEALRTNQLRYSAEHIRGLGLDPYWQQVLMLFELYRQVQHDQTMAFDPGVLAALDPGLRWLMERKWPACAAAAAGGAK is encoded by the coding sequence ATGCTCACCACCCCCGAGTTCACCAGTGTGGAAGGCGCCTACCTGGCCCTGCTCCGGCTGGCCACCGAGGATGCCGAACACCACATCTCGGCCCGCGGCAACGACGCCCGCGAGGTCATCGGCGTAGGGTTCCGCCTCACCAACCCCCGCCAGCGCCTGCCGTACATCGCCGAGCGCAAGGCGAACCCGGTGTTCCAGTTCGCCGAAGCGCTCTGGTACCTCGCTGGACGCCGCGACCTGGACATGATCGGCTACTACGCCCCGTCCATGCGCGCCAGCAGCGTCGACGGCATCCGCCTCGGCGGTTCCGCGTACGGCCACGCGCTGTTCAGCACGAACGGCAGCACCAAGCAGTCGCAGTTCGACCAAGTGATGGAGCTACTGCTGACCGAGCCCGACAGCAAGCGCGGCTACCTGCCGGTGTTCAAGGCGAAGGAACTCGCCGACCACAACAACCCCGACGTCGCATGCTTGGCCGGCCTGCATCTGCTCCCGCGCGACGGGCATCTGCACGTGGTCTGCAACATGCGCGCGAACGATCTCGACTGCGGCCTGCTGTCTGACGTCTTCTCCTTCACGATGATCCAGGAGTACGCGGCCATCCAGCTCGGCCTGGAGCTCGGCACGTACACGCACTTCATCGGGTCCGCCCACGTCAACGACCGCAACGCCGAGCGCGTCAAGCGCGTCCTGGCCGAGGCCGACTCACGTCCCACCGTGCCCTCATTCGCTTTCCCGGCAATGCCAGCGGGCACCGAGGGAGCGACCATCGCGCACGTCCTTATGCACGAAGAGGCGCTGCGCACGAACCAACTCCGCTACAGCGCCGAACACATCCGCGGCCTGGGCCTGGATCCGTACTGGCAGCAGGTGTTGATGCTGTTCGAGCTGTACCGGCAGGTCCAGCACGACCAGACCATGGCCTTCGACCCGGGCGTCCTGGCCGCGCTCGACCCCGGCCTGCGCTGGCTCATGGAACGCAAGTGGCCGGCCTGCGCGGCGGCTGCGGCCGGGGGTGCTAAGTGA
- a CDS encoding NUDIX domain-containing protein, whose product MPEETRDEEARDWFQDPPPRRVGALALITRGTQVLMVSRPYRAAVSEWGLPGGSAAANELPRRALSRLLAERLTLRATAGRMVIVDHVPEQPGQHREGTNYVYRVDIPDDVEPAVTKAGGLGEARWVERANVGDLAVDHALRRIEHCLLGVPLYSDDLAA is encoded by the coding sequence ATGCCCGAAGAGACACGGGACGAAGAGGCACGAGACTGGTTCCAGGACCCCCCACCCCGCCGCGTGGGGGCCCTCGCCCTCATCACCAGGGGCACACAGGTTCTCATGGTCAGCCGTCCGTACAGGGCCGCCGTCTCCGAGTGGGGCCTGCCGGGAGGTTCAGCAGCCGCAAACGAACTTCCCCGGCGCGCCCTCAGCCGCCTGCTCGCCGAGAGGCTGACCCTTCGGGCGACGGCCGGTCGCATGGTCATCGTCGACCACGTCCCAGAGCAGCCGGGACAGCACCGCGAAGGCACCAACTACGTCTACCGGGTTGACATCCCTGACGACGTCGAGCCGGCCGTCACCAAGGCCGGCGGTCTGGGCGAAGCACGCTGGGTCGAGCGCGCCAACGTGGGCGACCTCGCCGTCGACCACGCCCTGCGCCGCATCGAACATTGCCTCCTGGGCGTACCGCTGTACAGCGACGACTTGGCCGCCTAG
- a CDS encoding ATP-binding protein, with amino-acid sequence MTILVRPELPADAVSLSLPERRALALAALGLRSSGITEKLSEEKHRIPAAGLGRMWSAVAKKLGAERSQSHGRLPELIFRARVHGALDVPDPEDTGWLPPDVLHYIQALARGRTQKQYALDELQVSIWEVDDIAAHARKLLGGAPTQASMVYRALPQLLRTVQPPVQDVGANRLVAVQTSPIVTALQTELPGSTSALRAGRMWIRYCLPALGWVGAILQAEEVLTRLVDNGVRHGLPDHAETQTIFVRAAVDEAGDLLIDVSDRNPSFPDFTAAARGEKGRGLRRVAELGAMLGWFLHHDGSGKTVCAVLPPGVVEP; translated from the coding sequence GTGACGATCCTCGTACGTCCCGAATTACCAGCGGATGCCGTGTCTCTATCTCTGCCGGAACGGCGTGCGCTCGCACTAGCAGCGCTCGGCCTTCGAAGTTCGGGGATCACGGAGAAGCTGTCTGAGGAGAAGCACCGCATTCCTGCGGCCGGCCTGGGAAGAATGTGGTCCGCGGTGGCGAAGAAGCTCGGCGCCGAACGCAGCCAGTCGCACGGGCGCCTACCAGAACTCATCTTCCGCGCGCGTGTCCATGGGGCTCTTGATGTTCCAGACCCTGAAGACACCGGTTGGCTTCCTCCTGACGTCCTCCACTACATCCAGGCGCTGGCCCGCGGCAGGACGCAGAAGCAGTACGCGTTGGACGAACTCCAGGTGTCGATCTGGGAAGTTGACGACATTGCCGCGCACGCCCGGAAGTTGCTCGGCGGAGCGCCCACCCAGGCCAGCATGGTCTACCGGGCGCTGCCGCAGCTCCTTCGCACAGTGCAGCCGCCCGTCCAGGATGTTGGGGCAAACCGTCTAGTAGCAGTACAGACATCGCCGATCGTTACCGCCTTGCAGACTGAACTGCCCGGCAGTACCTCTGCCCTGAGAGCTGGACGGATGTGGATCCGCTACTGCCTTCCCGCGCTCGGTTGGGTGGGTGCCATTCTCCAAGCCGAGGAGGTGCTCACCCGTCTTGTTGACAACGGAGTACGTCATGGACTGCCTGACCACGCGGAGACGCAGACAATCTTCGTGCGTGCCGCCGTAGACGAAGCGGGCGATCTCCTCATCGACGTGTCCGACCGCAATCCGTCATTCCCAGACTTCACAGCCGCAGCCCGAGGAGAAAAGGGGCGAGGCCTTCGGAGGGTCGCGGAGTTGGGGGCCATGCTCGGCTGGTTCCTGCACCACGATGGCTCCGGCAAGACCGTGTGCGCGGTGCTTCCCCCGGGGGTGGTGGAGCCATGA
- a CDS encoding ATP-binding protein yields the protein MSERISVAPRFGDDPPRPQDATRVGAMRRIAAAKLRFCGLGALIDEVMVIVSELLTNAVLHSGTKEITLSLSVRDGFLRITVIDGMPGGATRKDANEDAESGRGLALVEALVTEHGGRWGTNDDGAETWCSLALPEESA from the coding sequence ATGAGCGAGCGGATCTCCGTCGCGCCCCGCTTTGGCGACGATCCGCCCCGGCCCCAGGACGCAACCCGAGTAGGCGCTATGCGACGAATCGCTGCAGCCAAGCTCAGGTTCTGCGGACTCGGCGCGTTGATCGACGAAGTGATGGTCATCGTCTCCGAGTTGCTCACGAACGCCGTACTGCACAGCGGCACCAAGGAGATCACCCTGAGTCTCAGCGTCCGGGACGGCTTTCTGCGCATCACCGTCATCGACGGCATGCCGGGCGGTGCCACGCGGAAGGACGCCAACGAGGACGCCGAATCTGGTCGCGGCCTTGCCCTAGTCGAGGCCCTTGTCACCGAGCATGGCGGCAGATGGGGCACCAACGACGACGGCGCAGAAACCTGGTGCTCCCTCGCTCTCCCCGAGGAGAGTGCCTGA
- a CDS encoding DUF6415 family natural product biosynthesis protein yields MAAVTLDVATQLLSRRTTDDHDTLGTILHSLRRSLASEAIDEQTYDDLEAVLGPYADLAPREARAIVKRFREATTKLVELVPYLVRPYPVDEMRRLIYQSAEHPRLEDELSHLRRLALAILAILDLMGDNAP; encoded by the coding sequence ATGGCCGCAGTGACTCTCGACGTCGCCACGCAGTTGCTGAGCCGTCGGACCACCGACGATCACGACACGCTGGGCACGATCCTCCACTCCCTGCGCCGTTCCCTCGCCAGCGAGGCAATCGACGAGCAGACGTACGACGACCTGGAGGCCGTGCTCGGCCCGTACGCGGACCTCGCCCCACGGGAGGCCAGAGCCATCGTGAAGCGCTTCCGGGAGGCGACCACCAAGCTCGTGGAGCTTGTGCCGTACCTCGTCCGGCCGTACCCGGTCGACGAGATGCGACGTCTGATCTACCAGAGCGCAGAGCACCCTCGTCTCGAGGACGAGCTGAGCCACCTCCGCCGGTTGGCCCTGGCCATCCTCGCGATCCTCGACCTGATGGGAGACAACGCCCCATGA
- a CDS encoding GNAT family N-acetyltransferase has product MDPEFQRHDAKSAQDVVSELVDVYAKVYDVPPYIGDPFFSVDLFRTRLEAAFDTEGFETVTARLDGRIVGYVHGATLPADKPWWASLGDQRPTELVDLAEAGGIFWLRELMVLPELQNQGLGRQIHDTVIAGRAESITALTCIVDNQPAHDAYLRWGYSIMGQIKHAPESPLYDAMYLPSR; this is encoded by the coding sequence GTGGACCCGGAGTTCCAGCGGCACGATGCGAAGTCGGCGCAGGACGTAGTTTCCGAGCTGGTTGACGTCTATGCCAAGGTGTACGACGTTCCCCCATATATCGGTGACCCGTTCTTCTCGGTCGACTTGTTCCGAACCCGCCTGGAAGCAGCGTTCGACACCGAGGGGTTCGAGACCGTGACTGCCCGTCTGGACGGCCGGATCGTTGGGTACGTACACGGCGCGACCCTGCCCGCAGACAAGCCCTGGTGGGCCTCCCTCGGTGACCAACGGCCTACCGAGCTGGTCGACTTGGCGGAGGCCGGGGGCATCTTCTGGCTCCGCGAACTGATGGTGCTCCCCGAACTGCAGAACCAGGGCCTTGGGCGGCAGATCCACGACACGGTCATTGCCGGTCGCGCGGAGAGCATCACGGCCCTGACCTGCATCGTCGATAACCAGCCTGCCCACGATGCTTACCTGCGATGGGGATACTCCATTATGGGGCAGATCAAGCACGCCCCAGAATCGCCACTTTATGACGCGATGTACTTGCCCTCTCGCTGA